AAGCAATGTGCTCTTGGGCCATAAACCTGTTAATACTTTGTTTTTTAGGAAATTGTATAAGTATTTCATTGTGGATAACGCCATCTTCTGCAGCCCAATACTTATTTTTATCCTTATGGAGTACCTGTTTGACTTCAAAGCCTCTGCCTCTTTCATTGGAGGCGCTTAACTTCGCCTTCTGAGCCAAATCCACTGCAAAATCTTCCTGGATTTTTGTGGATAACTTTAAGATTTGTTCCACATCTTTTTCATGAATCAAGCCTCGTCTATCCACAGGAAAATTGATCAAGAGAGCGGCATTTCTGCCAATACTATTGTAATAGATATCCAGCAATTGGGGAAGGGTCTTTACTTTATGGTCTTCATATTCGTGGTAATACCATCCCGGCCTGATGGACACATCGGCTTCAGCCGGCACCCAATGGGTGCCATTTTCCTGTCCTGCCGCATATTTTTCAGGATATTCCGGCATACCGGCATAGACAGAGTCCCGCATCAAATTGGACCAGGTGGTTTCATAGGCATAGCCATCCTCATTGCCCACCCAGCGTACATCAGGTCCACCATCGCTGAACATCACTGCACCGGGCTGCAATTCCCTGACAAGCGCATAAGTATTGGGCCAGTCATAATAAGTCAACTTATCCACATAACGGTTTTCATTGGCACCTCCATAATAACCAGTGCCGCCATTGGCCCCGTCAAACCATACTTCGAAAATTTCACCATAATTTGTCAGTAATTCTTTCAACTGATTCCGCATGTAGGTAATATATTCTGGGGTACCATAATCTGCATGGTTCCTGTCCCATGGAGAATAATAAATCCCCATTTTTAGGCCAAACTCATCACAAGCCTCCCTCAATTCTTGAATCAAATCCCCTTTCCCATCTTTCCAGGGAGAGTTCTTTACGGAATGTTCGGTAAAAGCTGAAGGCCAGAGACAAAAACCATCATGGTGTTTGGCCGTGATGATAATGCCTTTCATCCCCGCCTCTTTGGCTACTTTGGCCCATTGGCGGGTATCCAAAGCTGTGGGGTTAAAATCAGCGGGATCCTCATCTCCCATGCCCCATTCCATGTCTGAAAAAGTATTCATATTGAAATGCACAAAGCCATAGTATTCCAACTCATGCCAGGCGAGTTGGCGCTCTGAGGGAATCGGATAAACCGGAGCTGGCGGAGCGACTTCCGGGCCTTGGCAGGCCCAAACAATCAATACAAGAATGAGGAGTTTTTTCATAGGGATCCAATTACTCCATGATAATAATCATTTTTCCATAAAACTTGAATGTATGCTGGAGATCCTTATTCTTCTTTTGAAAATTAAGGGTAAAGAGTCTGACAGACTCTATTCTCTAAATAAGGAATTTTTGTGCCATTTGTCTTTTTGGTCTTGCTGTACTAACTTTTAGCAGTGCATTCAAAAAATTTCACATCCAATGCCCTTTTACTCATGAGAATTGTCCAGTTTAGAAATAAAGATAACTCCACACATGTCGGCTTGGTGGAAGGTGAGCGCTTAAGGCTTTTAAACGAGGTGACCAGCACCTATGCTTTGACGCAAAAGGTATTTGAATCAGGGAAAACACTTTTAGAATTAGTGGATATGTTGGCAGGGGATGTAACCATAAGCTACCAGCCCCTTTTGGACCACAAGCAAGTATTATTGCCGCTTATGCATCCAGACCCATATCGTTGCTGGGTCACAGGAACAGGCCTTACCCACTTGGGTTCCGCTGCTTCCCGTGATGAAATGCACCAAAAATTGAAAGGAAGCGACCCTGATGAGCTGACAGATTCCATGAAGATGTTCCGGATGGGACTGGAAAACGGTAGAATGTTAAACGGGAAGCCAGGCGTACAACCGGAGTGGTTTTACAAGGGAAATGGACTGTCTGTAGTACCCACAGGTCATGAATTGGTTTCTCCGGCTTTTGCACTTGACGGGGGAGAGGAGCCTGAATTAGCAGGCCTGTATGTGATAGATCCGGATGGAAATCCATTTAGGCTTGGATTCGCAGTAGGAAATGAGTTTTCTGACCATAAAATGGAGAAAATCAATTACCTGTATTTGGCACATTCCAAATTAAGGATGAGTGCTTATGGCCCTGAAATACTGATTTCAGAGCTGCCGGATCATTTGGTAGGTTTAAGCCGTATTCTAAGAGGGGAAAAGGTGGTATGGCAGAAAGAGTTTCTTACGGGCCAAGCCAATATGAGCCACAATATCGTTAACCTGGAGCACCATCACTTCAAATATGACTTGTTTAGGCAGCCTGGAGATGTGCACGTACACTATTTTGGCACATCTGTGGTAAGCTTTGCAGATGGTATCGAGGTCCAACATGGAGATAGGTTTGAAATTTCCATTCCGGAACTCGGAAAACCACTCATCAACACACTGAGACAGGTATAAAC
This Cecembia calidifontis DNA region includes the following protein-coding sequences:
- the araD1 gene encoding AraD1 family protein — encoded protein: MHSKNFTSNALLLMRIVQFRNKDNSTHVGLVEGERLRLLNEVTSTYALTQKVFESGKTLLELVDMLAGDVTISYQPLLDHKQVLLPLMHPDPYRCWVTGTGLTHLGSAASRDEMHQKLKGSDPDELTDSMKMFRMGLENGRMLNGKPGVQPEWFYKGNGLSVVPTGHELVSPAFALDGGEEPELAGLYVIDPDGNPFRLGFAVGNEFSDHKMEKINYLYLAHSKLRMSAYGPEILISELPDHLVGLSRILRGEKVVWQKEFLTGQANMSHNIVNLEHHHFKYDLFRQPGDVHVHYFGTSVVSFADGIEVQHGDRFEISIPELGKPLINTLRQV
- a CDS encoding alpha-L-fucosidase encodes the protein MKKLLILVLIVWACQGPEVAPPAPVYPIPSERQLAWHELEYYGFVHFNMNTFSDMEWGMGDEDPADFNPTALDTRQWAKVAKEAGMKGIIITAKHHDGFCLWPSAFTEHSVKNSPWKDGKGDLIQELREACDEFGLKMGIYYSPWDRNHADYGTPEYITYMRNQLKELLTNYGEIFEVWFDGANGGTGYYGGANENRYVDKLTYYDWPNTYALVRELQPGAVMFSDGGPDVRWVGNEDGYAYETTWSNLMRDSVYAGMPEYPEKYAAGQENGTHWVPAEADVSIRPGWYYHEYEDHKVKTLPQLLDIYYNSIGRNAALLINFPVDRRGLIHEKDVEQILKLSTKIQEDFAVDLAQKAKLSASNERGRGFEVKQVLHKDKNKYWAAEDGVIHNEILIQFPKKQSINRFMAQEHIALGQRVKGFTLEVKTADGWELIHRGTTIGAKRILRFEDVATDALRFTITDAKASPTLSRIGVYRAPALLIEPILKRDKSGAVTLNVPGSNVDIYYTLDGSDPGINSPKYQGPFMLDQAVQIRAVSHDPATGQLSEILVQDLDKPKAKWKVIHTDANAEKAIDEDPNTFWQSNGNELTVDLAEVMTLYGFTYLPPQNRFMRGVINRYAFQSSLDGRTWTDRALGEFSNIYNNPIEQTIKFNGVEARYIRLKALGTTDGQRASFAEIGVITRDN